A portion of the Lolium rigidum isolate FL_2022 chromosome 1, APGP_CSIRO_Lrig_0.1, whole genome shotgun sequence genome contains these proteins:
- the LOC124701179 gene encoding cysteine-rich receptor-like protein kinase 44 isoform X1, with protein MEDASVGPTVVPLDFLREITNGFAEEQELGSGSFGKVYLGVCPDGEKVAVKKLYDMPGLDDKQFLNEFNNLRRVQHKNIVRLVGYCRDIQEVHVMYQGKLVLAEKTHRALCLEYISNGSLDKYLSEECDRYNWQTCYRIIKGICQGLKYLHNELKPPIYHLDLKPANILLDENMVPRIADFGISRFFGDEHTRVTKSTLGTLGYSPPEFIRSNLISNKFDIFSFGVVIIKMMAGRSGYWKSTEMSSHEFTNLVQENWTSRLLETSNRRNAYSEQIKICIEIGLCCVQEDRHRRPTIQDIVNRLEETETKCNYAARKDWSLIFQPRTKLDKNLTEEAHRNTSLHYAPDPNDGHAQQIHHESTVDDESMAVTEALRLQMEVQKRLHEQLETQLKQGKYLEFPNYLRMIIEEQSKLGKEKVLDLCSGGASIQSSEPSQSDADERWD; from the exons ATGGAGGATGCAAGTGTAGGGCCAACGGTTGTGCCCCTCGATTTCTTACGCGAAATTACTAATGGTTTCGCCGAAGAGCAGGAGCTTGGTAGCGGTTCGTTTGGAAAGGTTTACTTG GGAGTGTGTCCAGATGGGGAAAAGGTTGCAGTGAAGAAGCTCTATGATATGCCAGGACTTGACGACAAGCAATTTTTGAATGAGTTTAATAACCTTAGAAGAGTCCAGCACAAAAATATTGTGCGGCTAGTCGGCTATTGTCGTGATATTCAGGAAGTACACGTAATGTACCAAGGAAAATTGGTTCTTGCTGAAAAGACACATAGGGCCCTCTGCTTGGAATATATATCCAATGGAAGCCTTGACAAGTATCTTTCTG AGGAATGTGATAGATACAATTGGCAGACATGCTATAGAATAATTAAGGGGATTTGCCAAGGTTTGAAATACCTCCACAATGAATTAAAACCTCCTATTTATCATTTAGATTTAAAGCCAGCCAATATATTGCTGGACGAGAACATGGTTCCCAGAATTGCAGATTTTGGGATCTCAAGGTTCTTCGGAGATGAACATACGCGAGTTACCAAAAGTACATTAGGAACACT TGGGTACTCACCACCGGAATTCATACGCAGCAATTTAATATCAAATAAATTCGACATATTCAGCTTCGGTGTTGTAATCATAAAGATGATGGCAGGACGATCTGGTTACTGGAAAAGCACTGAAATGTCTTCACATGAATTCACTAATCTT GTGCAGGAAAATTGGACAAGTCGGCTACTTGAAACATCAAACAGAAGGAACGCATATTCTGAACAAATTAAGATATGCATTGAAATTGGTTTATGTTGTGTGCAAGAGGATCGACACAGAAGGCCAACTATACAGGATATTGTCAATAGACTGGAAGAGACGGAAACTAAGTGTAATTATGCGGCAAGGAAGGACTGGTCATTGATTTTCCAGCCCAGGACGAAGCTAGATAAAAATCTCACTGAG GAGGCGCATAGGAACACTTCCCTTCATTATGCTCCAGATCCAAATGATGGGCATGCTCAGCAAATACACCATGAATCCACTGTTGATGATGA GAGCATGGCTGTTACTGAAGCGCTGCGCCTTCAGATGGAAGTTCAAAAACGCCTTCATGAACAACTTGAG ACTCAGTTGAAACAAGGGAAGTATCTGGAGTTTCCCAATTATCTGCGTATGATAATTGAAGAACAATCCAAACTCGGGAAAGAGAAGGTGCTGGATCTGTGCTCAGGAGGTGCATCAATCCAATCATCCGAGCCTAGCCAGAGTGATGCAGATGAACGATGGGATTAG
- the LOC124701179 gene encoding cysteine-rich receptor-like protein kinase 44 isoform X2, with product MEDASVGPTVVPLDFLREITNGFAEEQELGSGSFGKVYLGVCPDGEKVAVKKLYDMPGLDDKQFLNEFNNLRRVQHKNIVRLVGYCRDIQEVHVMYQGKLVLAEKTHRALCLEYISNGSLDKYLSEECDRYNWQTCYRIIKGICQGLKYLHNELKPPIYHLDLKPANILLDENMVPRIADFGISRFFGDEHTRVTKSTLGTLGYSPPEFIRSNLISNKFDIFSFGVVIIKMMAGRSGYWKSTEMSSHEFTNLENWTSRLLETSNRRNAYSEQIKICIEIGLCCVQEDRHRRPTIQDIVNRLEETETKCNYAARKDWSLIFQPRTKLDKNLTEEAHRNTSLHYAPDPNDGHAQQIHHESTVDDESMAVTEALRLQMEVQKRLHEQLETQLKQGKYLEFPNYLRMIIEEQSKLGKEKVLDLCSGGASIQSSEPSQSDADERWD from the exons ATGGAGGATGCAAGTGTAGGGCCAACGGTTGTGCCCCTCGATTTCTTACGCGAAATTACTAATGGTTTCGCCGAAGAGCAGGAGCTTGGTAGCGGTTCGTTTGGAAAGGTTTACTTG GGAGTGTGTCCAGATGGGGAAAAGGTTGCAGTGAAGAAGCTCTATGATATGCCAGGACTTGACGACAAGCAATTTTTGAATGAGTTTAATAACCTTAGAAGAGTCCAGCACAAAAATATTGTGCGGCTAGTCGGCTATTGTCGTGATATTCAGGAAGTACACGTAATGTACCAAGGAAAATTGGTTCTTGCTGAAAAGACACATAGGGCCCTCTGCTTGGAATATATATCCAATGGAAGCCTTGACAAGTATCTTTCTG AGGAATGTGATAGATACAATTGGCAGACATGCTATAGAATAATTAAGGGGATTTGCCAAGGTTTGAAATACCTCCACAATGAATTAAAACCTCCTATTTATCATTTAGATTTAAAGCCAGCCAATATATTGCTGGACGAGAACATGGTTCCCAGAATTGCAGATTTTGGGATCTCAAGGTTCTTCGGAGATGAACATACGCGAGTTACCAAAAGTACATTAGGAACACT TGGGTACTCACCACCGGAATTCATACGCAGCAATTTAATATCAAATAAATTCGACATATTCAGCTTCGGTGTTGTAATCATAAAGATGATGGCAGGACGATCTGGTTACTGGAAAAGCACTGAAATGTCTTCACATGAATTCACTAATCTT GAAAATTGGACAAGTCGGCTACTTGAAACATCAAACAGAAGGAACGCATATTCTGAACAAATTAAGATATGCATTGAAATTGGTTTATGTTGTGTGCAAGAGGATCGACACAGAAGGCCAACTATACAGGATATTGTCAATAGACTGGAAGAGACGGAAACTAAGTGTAATTATGCGGCAAGGAAGGACTGGTCATTGATTTTCCAGCCCAGGACGAAGCTAGATAAAAATCTCACTGAG GAGGCGCATAGGAACACTTCCCTTCATTATGCTCCAGATCCAAATGATGGGCATGCTCAGCAAATACACCATGAATCCACTGTTGATGATGA GAGCATGGCTGTTACTGAAGCGCTGCGCCTTCAGATGGAAGTTCAAAAACGCCTTCATGAACAACTTGAG ACTCAGTTGAAACAAGGGAAGTATCTGGAGTTTCCCAATTATCTGCGTATGATAATTGAAGAACAATCCAAACTCGGGAAAGAGAAGGTGCTGGATCTGTGCTCAGGAGGTGCATCAATCCAATCATCCGAGCCTAGCCAGAGTGATGCAGATGAACGATGGGATTAG